In Salmo salar chromosome ssa24, Ssal_v3.1, whole genome shotgun sequence, the following proteins share a genomic window:
- the LOC106585759 gene encoding uncharacterized protein isoform X2 has translation MCILSPSKFLTREAVKVRAIIVNNSTRPGTPKYYLYEKQSFYAQKERKVHTHNILKEKGDQVPAGTRQTVTQVLTIPPQLPATIFNCPILKLEYRLKVVLDVKLAIDPEIKLPIVVLTATQTLGQEPPPYFSFVFESQVPSASELPPPYEMFASSSNLYRKL, from the exons ATGTGCATCCTTTCTCCTTCCAAATTCCTGACAA GAGAGGCTGTGAAAGTCAGGGCAATAATTGTCAACAACTCAACTCGCCCAGGGACCCCAAAATACTACCTGTACGAAAAGCAGTCTTTCTACgcccagaaggagaggaaagtcCACACCCACAACATCTTGAAAGAGAAGGGCGATCAGGTGCCTGCTGGCACTCGGCAGACGGTGACCCAAGTTTTGACCATCCCTCCACAACTCCCTGCCACCATCTTCAACTGTCCTATACTCAAATTGGAGTACCGATTGAAG GTCGTTCTTGATGTTAAACTGGCCATAGACCCTGAGATCAAGCTACCTATCGTTGTTCTTACTGCAACTCAAACTCTTGGACAGGAACCCCCACCTTACTTCAGTTTTGTTTTTGAGTCACAAGTCCCATCTGCGTCTGAGCTACCACCCCCCTACGAAATGTTTGCTTCCTCGTCAAATTTGTATAGAAAATTGTAG
- the LOC106585759 gene encoding arrestin domain-containing protein 3 isoform X1: protein MFFASGKISVSIHTERQGYQQGEAVKVRAIIVNNSTRPGTPKYYLYEKQSFYAQKERKVHTHNILKEKGDQVPAGTRQTVTQVLTIPPQLPATIFNCPILKLEYRLKVVLDVKLAIDPEIKLPIVVLTATQTLGQEPPPYFSFVFESQVPSASELPPPYEMFASSSNLYRKL from the exons ATGTTCTTTGCATCTGGAAAAATCTCTGTGAGCATTCACACTGAGAGGCAGGGATACCAGCAAG GAGAGGCTGTGAAAGTCAGGGCAATAATTGTCAACAACTCAACTCGCCCAGGGACCCCAAAATACTACCTGTACGAAAAGCAGTCTTTCTACgcccagaaggagaggaaagtcCACACCCACAACATCTTGAAAGAGAAGGGCGATCAGGTGCCTGCTGGCACTCGGCAGACGGTGACCCAAGTTTTGACCATCCCTCCACAACTCCCTGCCACCATCTTCAACTGTCCTATACTCAAATTGGAGTACCGATTGAAG GTCGTTCTTGATGTTAAACTGGCCATAGACCCTGAGATCAAGCTACCTATCGTTGTTCTTACTGCAACTCAAACTCTTGGACAGGAACCCCCACCTTACTTCAGTTTTGTTTTTGAGTCACAAGTCCCATCTGCGTCTGAGCTACCACCCCCCTACGAAATGTTTGCTTCCTCGTCAAATTTGTATAGAAAATTGTAG
- the LOC123730365 gene encoding arrestin domain-containing protein 3-like, which yields MGYYLGEDLKVVASIENSSSREIKPKYTLYQKVSFFARGKRRVSTKDILKELGEPIPPSGKLKVTKVLKIPQHIVPSIFTCSNIKCEYRLKIVLDVPYARDPEIKLPLVILPATQMPGLQPPPYSDFGFDSFRNANQPGWNSTPQFPTAPGAYPPTAPGVYPPTAPGVYPPTAPGAYPPMAPGAFAPTPAYGMYPSLSDFGGKS from the exons ATGGGCTACTACTTAG GTGAAGACCTAAAGGTTGTGGCGTCCATTGAGAATAGCTCCTCTCGTGAGATCAAGCCCAAGTATACCCTGTACCAGAAGGTCAGCTTCTTTgcgaggggaaagaggagggtgtCCACTAAAGACATCCTGAAAGAGCTGGGAGAGCCCATCCCACCATCTGGGAAACTGAAAGTCACTAAAGTCCTTAAAATCCCACAGCACATTGTTCCATCCATCTTCACCTGCAGTAATATTAAATGCGAGTACAGGCTGaag ATCGTCCTGGATGTTCCCTACGCCAGAGACCCAGAAATCAAATTGCCACTGGTCATCCTCCCTGCAACTCAAATGCCTGGACTGCAGCCGCCACCTTACTCTGACTTTGGTTTTGACTCGTTTCGGAACGCAAACCAACCTGGGTGGAACAGCACACCACAATTTCCGACAGCTCCGGGAGCCTATCCACCAACGGCCCCAGGAGTTTATCCACCAACGGCCCCAGGAGTTTATCCACCAACGGCCCCAGGAGCCTATCCACCAATGGCCCCAGGAGCTTTTGCGCCTACTCCAGCCTACGGAATGTACCCATCCCTGTCTGATTTTGGTGGTAAATCCTAG
- the LOC106585757 gene encoding arrestin domain-containing protein 3 isoform X2 → MEDCNVVAPGTHVYPFTIQIPQQAMPSSFKGAWGKILYTLEAKLSRSMRISSKARAEFPFVSKADLGSIPELMIPQHGTKDKKMKLFTSGKVGMDIHIERMGYYLGEDLKVVASIENSSSREIKPKYTLYQKDSFFARGKRRVSTKDILKELGEPIPPSGKLKVTKVLKIPQHIVPSIFTCSNIKCEYRLKIVLDVPYARDPEIKLPLVILPATQMPGLQPPPYSDLGFDSFGNANQPGWNSTPQFPTAPGAYPPTAPGAYPPTAPGAYPPTAPGAYPPTAPGVYPPTAPGAYPPIAPGAFAPPPAYGMYPSQSDFGGKS, encoded by the exons AGCAATGCCGTCATCCTTCAAAGGCGCCTGGGGGAAAATCCTGTATACGTTAGAGGCCAAGTTGAGCAGATCAATGAGGATATCCAGCAAAGCCAGGGCTGAGTTCCCCTTTGTCTCCAAGGCAGACCTGGGCAGCATCCCTGAGCTGATG ATACCTCAGCATGGAACCAAGGATAAAAAGATGAAGTTATTCACCTCAGGAAAAGTGGGAATGGACATTCACATAGAGAGAATGGGCTACTACTTAG GTGAAGACCTAAAGGTTGTGGCGTCCATTGAGAATAGCTCCTCTCGTGAGATCAAGCCCAAGTATACCCTGTACCAGAAGGACAGCTTCTTTgcgaggggaaagaggagggtgtCCACTAAAGACATCCTGAAAGAGCTGGGAGAGCCCATCCCACCATCTGGGAAACTGAAAGTCACTAAAGTCCTTAAAATCCCACAGCACATTGTTCCATCCATCTTCACCTGCAGTAATATTAAATGCGAGTACAGGCTGaag ATCGTCCTGGATGTTCCCTACGCCAGAGACCCAGAAATCAAATTGCCACTGGTCATCCTCCCTGCAACTCAAATGCCTGGACTGCAGCCGCCACCTTACTCTGACCTTGGTTTTGACTCATTTGGGAACGCAAACCAACCCGGGTGGAACAGCACACCACAATTTCCGACAGCCCCGGGAGCCTATCCACCAACGGCCCCAGGAGCCTATCCACCAACGGCCCCAGGAGCCTATCCACCAACGGCCCCAGGAGCCTATCCCCCAACGGCCCCAGGAGTTTATCCACCAACGGCCCCAGGAGCCTATCCACCAATTGCCCCAGGAGCTTTTGCGCCTCCTCCAGCCTACGGAATGTACCCATCCCAGTCTGATTTTGGTGGTAAATCCTAG